Proteins encoded together in one Janthinobacterium tructae window:
- a CDS encoding S-(hydroxymethyl)glutathione dehydrogenase/class III alcohol dehydrogenase, whose translation MKTKAAIAWKAGAPLTIEEVDLAGPRAGEVLVELKATGICHTDYYTLSGADPEGIFPAILGHEGAGVVVDVGPGVTTLKKDDHVIPLYTPECRQCKFCLSQKTNLCQAIRSTQGRGLMPDATSRFSLNGQPLFHYMGTSTFSNYIVVPEIALAKIREDAPFDKVCYIGCGVTTGVGAVLFSAKVEAGANVAVFGLGGIGLNVIQAAKMVGADKIIGIDINPARQAIARKFGMTHFINPNEVENVVDAIVQLTDGGADYSFECVGNTNLMRQALECTHKGWGKSFIIGVAAAGQEIATRPFQLVTGREWRGSAFGGARGRTDVPKIVDWYMEGKLNIDDLITHRLPLERINEGFDLMKSGESIRSVVLY comes from the coding sequence ATGAAAACCAAAGCCGCGATTGCCTGGAAGGCGGGCGCCCCGTTGACCATCGAAGAAGTCGACCTGGCCGGCCCGCGCGCCGGCGAAGTGCTGGTCGAGCTGAAAGCCACGGGCATTTGCCATACCGATTACTACACCTTGTCGGGCGCCGATCCGGAAGGCATCTTCCCCGCCATCCTCGGTCATGAAGGCGCCGGCGTCGTCGTCGATGTGGGCCCGGGCGTGACGACCCTGAAAAAGGATGACCACGTCATCCCCTTGTACACGCCGGAATGCCGCCAGTGCAAATTCTGCCTGTCGCAAAAGACGAATCTGTGCCAGGCCATCCGCTCCACACAGGGCCGCGGCCTGATGCCGGACGCCACCAGCCGCTTTTCGCTGAATGGCCAGCCGCTGTTCCACTACATGGGCACCTCCACTTTCTCAAACTATATCGTCGTGCCGGAAATCGCTCTCGCCAAGATCCGCGAAGACGCGCCGTTCGACAAGGTGTGCTACATCGGTTGCGGCGTGACGACGGGCGTGGGCGCCGTCTTGTTCTCCGCCAAGGTCGAGGCGGGCGCCAACGTGGCCGTGTTCGGCCTGGGCGGCATCGGCCTGAACGTGATCCAGGCGGCGAAAATGGTCGGCGCCGACAAAATCATCGGCATCGACATCAACCCGGCGCGCCAGGCCATCGCGCGCAAGTTCGGCATGACGCATTTTATCAACCCGAACGAGGTGGAAAACGTTGTCGATGCCATCGTGCAACTGACGGACGGCGGCGCCGATTATTCGTTTGAATGCGTGGGCAACACCAACTTGATGCGCCAGGCGCTCGAGTGCACGCACAAGGGCTGGGGCAAATCGTTCATCATCGGCGTGGCGGCGGCCGGTCAGGAAATTGCCACGCGCCCGTTCCAGCTGGTGACGGGGCGCGAATGGCGCGGTTCGGCCTTCGGCGGCGCGCGCGGTCGCACGGACGTGCCGAAGATCGTCGACTGGTATATGGAAGGCAAGCTCAACATCGACGACCTGATCACGCACCGCTTGCCGCTCGAACGCATCAATGAAGGCTTCGACCTGATGAAGAGCGGCGAATCGATTCGTTCCGTTGTGTTGTATTAA